Part of the Phocoena phocoena chromosome 8, mPhoPho1.1, whole genome shotgun sequence genome, TTCCTTAAGCTCACTGGTGAGGAATCAATCCAATTCCATATTTTGCTAagcactaatttaaaaattacaattctTTAACTCAActataaaaacagaattttaatatatttgtatgtCACTACTATGCATCTTATTTACCACACCTCTAGAAAAAAGTTCTGAATCACTAAAAATTCCTCTTAATGGCAGAAACTCAATTTGCATCCACAATACAATACATAATCTCTGCCCTTAACCACTGCATACTCTttacacttagcacagtgccttgtaTACAACAGGCTAATTAATGTCTGTTGAAATGAAATGTCTGactacatgaatgaataaatcaaccTCAACGATCAATTACAACAGCCACTTCACACAATAGTTTAACATTTACCTTTCATTAGAATTAGCTATTTATATGTCTAAGAATCATAACTAGCTAATCACATGTCTTCCAGCAGTCAAGTTTAGTGATCAAGAGCAtgaactatgaaaaaaaaaaaaagagcatgaacTATGGAACCAGACTCCTGCGATTCTAACTAGAAATTCCACTTTCTAGTTGTGTGACATGATCAAGTTACTTATCTGTGTCTGTTCCCTTTACCTATAAAAGGGTAATAATAATTGTTCCTACctaaggttgttatgaggattaaatgaattaatatttgtaaagcactgaGGTGTTTGGcagtatatataatatttgtttaaagaaaaacagtcaaagtgaaataagacagagaaagacaaatactgtatgatatcacttagacatggaatctaaaaaatacaactagcGAATATTACAAAAAAGAGGTAGACACACAAAGAACAAGAAcatactagtggttaccagtgggaagagggaagaaggtaGGAACAATATAAAtataggggtaagggattaagaggtacaaactattaggtataaaataaactcaacgatatactgtataacacagggaatatagtcaatattttatagtaactataaaccaaacaaaagctttaaaaattgtgaatcactgtattgtacacctataacatataattttaaaaaaaccacacagaagaaaaaaattttttaaagcctcctagagtaatggaaataaaaacaaaaataaacaaatgggacctaatgaaacttaaaagcttttgtacagcaaaggaaaccataaacaagacaaaaagacaaccctcagaatgggagaaaatatttgcaaacaaagcaactgacaaaggattaatctccaaaatacagaagcagctcatacagctcagtatcaaaaaacaaacaacccaatccaaaaatgggtggaagacctaaataagacatttatccaaagaagatatacagattgccaacaaactcatgaaaagatgctcaacatcactaatcattagagaagcgcaaatcaaaatcacaatgaggtatcacctcacaccagtcagaatagccatcaccaaaaaaatctacaaacaataaatgctggagagggtgtggagaaaagggaaccttcctgcactgctgttgggaatgtaaattgatatagccagtatggaggttccttaaaaaactaaaaatagaactaccatatgacccagcaatcccactactgggcacataccctgagaaaaccataattcaaagagacatgtaccacagtgttcattgcagcactatttacaatagacaggacatggaagcaacctaaatgtccatcgacagatgaatggataaagaagatgtggcacatatatacaatggaatattactccgccataaaaaggaacaaaattgagttatttgtaacgagatggatggacttagaacctgtcatacagagtgaagtaagtcaaaaagagaaaaataaataccatatgctaacgcacatagatggaatctaaaagaacagtactgatgaacctagtggcagggcaggaatgaagacacagacgtagagaatggacttgaagacatagggtgggaaggggaagctgggacgaagtgagagagtagcagtgacatatatacactaccaaatgtaaaatggctggctagtgggaagctgctgcatagcacagggagatcagcttgatgcgtTGTgaagacctagaggggtgagatagggagggtgggagggaggctcaagagggaggggatatgtggatatacacatacatatagctgatggactttgttgtacagcagaaactaacacatcattgcaaagcaattatactccaataaagatttaaaaaataaacaaacaatactCTGAGCtgcatgaaacaaaaaaaaagcttaggACACTTCcagattttatttgattttctgtgCATTTAGAAACAGGAATAAGAGGTGATTCTCAGAACAGGTTTGGAATTTCATAATCAGGTACCCAATGATGGTGTCTAACTTATCAACCTAGTGAACAGctgtttaatgtttattttactgtttttatttatttggctgtgccagctCTTAGATggagcatgcaggatctagttccctgaccagggatcaaagctgggccccctgcattgggagcacagagtcttaaccactggaccactagggaagtctgaACAactatttagaggaaaaaaaaaaaaaaaaaaaagtccatagaTCCTGCTACACTATAAAGCCCTTAGAAGGATAAACCTTATTAAAGTCatcctagcacaatgcctagaaTATAGCAAGTGATCACTgtttggatgaataaatgaacatgaGTATATTTACTACTAGGAAAAGAgtgtttttactttaaattttgagaaaaaaccTTACAGAAGCCAAATATTGAACACTAAATACTTTTCATATCTCTTTAAGTAAAACTTGAAGAAGGAAGGCATATCTAACATCTCATTCAATAACCTCCAACCCAGGAAATAAGATGTGACTTCCTCTGTGACACTGCTATGCCTTGTATACATAAGCACCTCAAGGttgtaaaagcaaaagaaaacatgcaGGTTTTGTATATTATCTCATacaaaaaagagcaaaatttgCAGTTGCTGCACGCTATCTCAAGCTACCAACTCCAATACAACAAATCCTCTACTCTACAAGAAAAACTGAGCTCTAAAGGAAAATACACCAATATAGCACTTCACAAGTTACATGGTACTTTTGCATATACgatctcatttgattctctgggaaaagaaaaaattccctAGCAAATCCTGACTTTTATCATATGCTATCTGCAGAggaaaaatatcccagaaaggataTTTGCTTATACTCCACCTACCTGTAAAGCAGCAGAGTGGAGATTCTAACCCTGGTCTTCTGAATTTAGACCCCAAATATTCAgtactttccttcccttttcattatagtgaaaacaaaaaataagaatactaaTCCTAACTGTCAAGCTAGCAATTAAAACGCTTTCAAATTAATTGAGTGAGCTTCCTGTGACGACACAGTTTAATACTTAATGCATAAACTAAAGCTTgcttggctaggacttccctaGTTACTTCAGAACTTTTGGAAAACTCTCCAAATTTGTAAACTTAATAGAGCCATGCTACAGCATGTTTCTGAAGATGGCTGTTTTAATGATTCAGAAATAAAGCAAGTACCACTACAATTTGGTTGAGTTAGCTCTCAATATATTGACTTTCcagtaattttaatttatatacttctcatttttcacatattaaaactaaaactttttttttttttgcctgcaccacatggcttgagggatcttagttccccaaccagggattgaacccgggcccttcagcagtgaaagtatgcagtcctaaccactggaccacaagggaattccttaaaacttttttttttttttttgcagtatgcaggcctctcactgttgtggcctctcccgttgcagagcacaggctccggacgcgcaggctcagcggccatggctcacgggcccagccgctccgcagcgtgtgggatcttcccggaccagggcacgaacgtgtgtcccctgcatcggcaggcagactctcaaccgctgcaccaccagggaaaccccctaaatcttatttttaaagccCTCGTATCTACTATTGTTATTGTATCCATAACAATATCATTAAGCCTCACCCTATAGATGCTTATCATGGGCATCTAGCTAGGAAATCCTTTTAACATGTTGTGTACAATTATTACTTGAGTGCCCATAAAGACATATGAATGAATCAGCTTACAATGTGATGTCTGCAGTATTCACTTCATGTTTATTggatcatcacacacacacaaaacaaaaattcaaagtaTCAAGTAATTGATATTTCTGAGGTTTGTCATTGACTTCATTTTACCTAAACACAAATGTCACATTCCTACCCCACCCTCTAGCTTCCACCTACTAggtctccttccctcttttttgtGGTCTACAAGTCCTGGCTAACCACCTCTAGTTGTAAAGGGGATTAGTGTGAATATACATCAACAATGTAAACAAACtcagaaagaaaacacaacattCCAGTCAGATTAAATTTCTCTAAATTGCATATGCCCTCTCAAAAGTGTCATTTTCTAAAACTGACAAGGTAGCTACTCAAACAATAATTGTCTTTCGAAAAACACAAAGTTCAGAAATTACATACCTGAAGGATTCTGAACAAATGCTCCAGGATTTTGTGGATGAACTGGCAAAAATTGTTGTCCTTGGCCAAATGCTACTGGCTGAGCAACACCAGTCAGAACCTTTAAGAGAAATCTCGGTTTTAAGAacatcttttctatatttttaagtaaaactttTAACATTCAAATTAcgttaatatattcacagatatcATGAGGCCTGTTTACGATAATGAAGATTTACAAGTGTAAATTACAAGATTTACAAGTGTAACCTGACTAGGCTTTCTATAAAAAGGAATAAGACCTTCCcttatatttttcacagaattataaAAAATTGATAATGGATGTGAAGGTTCTTTGAAAAGTTTAAGATACCATGCAAACATAAGGTAGCCAaaaactagctgtgtgaccttacacAAATCACTTTACCTTGCCAGTGTTTTCTCCTATCTTACAAATAGAAATCTGACATCCAGCGATGTGATCTATACACAATCATAATAGCCAGTAAACAGCAAAGCTGAGGCCAGAACTCACTCACGGACCTAACTCCTTTACACAGATGTCAAAAGCCTGCTTTAATTAACAATCTGAACTCCTTTATCATCATTCTGTTAGCCATCAAACTGAGTTACAAAGTGGACtgtaaaagattttaaaggaatgttaaaaaataaaagtcatgaaCCAAGTACTGTACAGGCatacaattattttatttgtagtcAAGAATGAGGTAGGACTTCTACATATTGCTACTATGTAAACAAATGCCCATTTATAAGCCTTGTTCAGTATCCTGTGTGAACCTTCAGTGGTATGTATACGTAATAAAAACCCCATCAATTCTTTATAATGTAGGAACAAGACTAACTCAAGTCCCATTCTAGAGTATCTTGTCAATTAAGAGTATCATTTCTcttaaaaacatacaatagagtaTAAGTCTAACTAAGGAGGCCAGTTGTTTTCTCAAACCACTGGATATGGACAGAAGGCTGCTTTctataaataatgcttctaaCATGCTTCTAAAacctttcttcttgttttacaCTTTCTTCCATGCAATGTTACTGGCATAATAAATCTGTCCTAGTAAGAAAGTGTCACTACctggaaaaaagtaaatttagcCCAGGAGAATTTCAGCAGGCAAGCAAAAGTAATCATTAATATCAACTGAATTAACCACAAATTATAAGCATATTGCTTTAACACTATttcaataagcattttaaaatgtatgcagaACAAGTTAACATCAAACAACTGCAGTTGACTGGAATGACGGAAAGGTGGTGAAAagtaggaagagaggaagaaaaagaattacagaCTGTAAAAGCATGAGCAAtttgattttcttgtttgtttgttaactCAGGCTAAGGAAGTTCTATATCAAAGAACAGTCTATAAAATCAGCTCTATGATTACTATAAAGCTCATCAAGGCTCAAAAGTTGTACAATGTAGCAGAGGTCTATGAAACACACACAACTGTATTATACTTTAATACCttagaaaccaaaaacaaaacaaaacaaaaaaaccataatgAGGAGGCTATGCATATGTGAAGgcaaggggtatatgggaaatcccTATACCTCAtagctcaattttgctgtgagcctaaactactctaaaaaagtctattaaaaaagaaaagatttgtgggggggcgggggggactgAGATTGAGAGGGTGCTCTAGATCCTGAAAGAACTAAGATCAATTTTGGATTTAAACTGCAAATTTCAGCCCCAGAAGACTCTCATCTCACTTTCCTAGCAGGTGGGGTTTTGAAGTACATTAAAaactgcccccccccaaaaaaacttattaaaaataattaaattttaaaaaatcctttccaACCTATAGAATAAACTATATCCTGAAAACCTTCCTCAAACactagaaacattaaaaatggttCATATCTGCATACAATATACTTTTAGAATAACTGTAACAGACTTACCTGCTGAGATGCCTGAATATTTCCTACTGTTATTGGAGCAGGTAAATTGCCAAAGTTTCCAAACTGAGAGCTCTGAAGATTCTTCTCATCAAAATAGTGTCCAGAAGCTCTGTTAAGGGGATTCGAGAAACTCTGGTTTCCAGGGCCATGTGGTCCATTAAAATTTGGTCCTTGAGGTGAATCAAATATTTGTTCATGTCTTTGGAACTGCAGTCCTTGGGATGGGGCATTAAAAGCATTGCCAGGTGGATCATTATATGGGCCACTCTGATTGAAAGATACCGATTCAAGCCTTTGTGAAGGATGATTGTCAAATCGTGTGCCTTGAAGACCAAGAGGAATATCAAACCTTGATGCTTGCTGGTGTTGTGGACCATCAAATCTTTGAGGTACACCATCAAATCTTGGTTGAACCTGCTGTCCAGGTGGTCCATCAAATCTCTGCGGGCCTGGCTGACCAGTTCTTTCAAATCTAGGACCTGGCTGACCATGTAATCCATCAAATCTTGGCAAGAGTGATGGCTGACCTGGTTGCCCATCAAACCTTAAAGCATGACAACTTTCAAATCTTGGACCACCTTGACCCAGAGGTCCTTCGATTCTCAGGCCGCCTCCTGGTACAGAAGGACCCTCAAACCTCATTCCACCTCCTTGTTGGACTAAAGGTCCTTCAAACCTGATCCCAACCCCTGGCTGACCGTGTGGACCCTCAAACCTAACGTTCCCACCAAGTTGATTATGTTGTCCTTCAAATCTCATACCAGCTACTGACTGACCATGGGGGCCCTCAAATCTCATCCCAACTCCCTGCTGTAGCAATGGGCCCTCAAATCTGATCCCACCTGATGGCTGACCATGAGGTCCATCAAACCTAATTGCAGCCCCTGATGGACCATGACCTCCCTCAAATCTAAGTCCACCTACAGGCTGACCTCGGGGATTATCAAATCTAAGTCCACCCACAGGCTGACCATGAGGTCCCTCAAACCTCAGACCACCCACAGGTTGACCCCGGTGTCCCTCAAACCTGAGACTACCCACAGGCTGGGACCCTGGTCCTTCAAATCGCAAACCACCTGCAGATCCCTCAAACCGCAGACCGGGGGAACCTTCAAACCGAAAACCACCTCCTCCTGCTTGACCAATTGGCCCCTCAAACCGCAGAGGTGTCCCTACTGGTCCCGGAGGACCTTCAAATCTCAAAGGACACCCACCTCCTAACTGGCCTTGTGGTCCTTCAAATCTCAAAGGGCCACCTCCCCCCATTTGTCCTGGTGACCCATCAAACCGAAGAGAACCTGGCGTAGGAGGTCCATCAATTCTAGGGCTTAACTTATTAGGTCCTTCAAAAATCATCTTGGTTGGGCCATCTCGCGCTACTGATGGCCTGCTAGGTCCATCGTATAATGGTCTATCTTCAGCTAAAGCCGTAAGTCGCTGATTTGTATCAAGGCCGGCGAATCTTGATGCTGGGCTATCTACAAATGGTTTATCTGAATCTTCATATCTAGGTCGCTTAAGTGGAAAACGATCATTGAATGGTGATCTCTGCTCTTCTCGTacaccttttaaaaagaaaaaaaaattattttccctgaaTCTGATAATTTATATCAAATTATCCTAAAATCTTCTTCATATATTCTTGTAAATGTTTATTCAAAAACATCCATAACTATCTCACTTTatgagaggggagggaaaaagacagCAACAGGCAGCAGGTAAGAGAATGCCCTCTAGAGTCAGATACACCTgggtaaaataaaatacccaTTCAGTCAATTTACTAATTATTTGACTTTGAGAGCAACTTATTTAACCTCTCCAGTCttgtttcctatctgtaaaatggggataatatatatttcattaggtcattgtgaggattaaatcagattACATATATAAAGAACCTAGTAAAGTACCTAATACACGGTTGGCCTTATAAATATcagctcccttcccttccctttgagGGAAAAACCGAAACAAAACAAACGACAAAACAGAAGTCTGAACAGTCACAAAAATCCATCCCCACTTAGCTTGTTCATTTTCCCTTCACTGCTGTGATTCAATAGGCATAATCTGATTTAACTTTTTCTACCTTTAGCAGAGACTTGCTCGTCATGTCTTCTCCGGCCCTCATGGGGTGAAAGATTCTCAGCATAAGTACGACTCCCAGATATAGGAGAAAGACGTCTTGCTCTTTCACTAAATTGTTCTTTTCTGTCAAACTGTGCTCCACTATTCCTACTTGCATGTTTACTTTTGGATGGCTCACATTCTATTCCAGACAACAAGGCATCAGTCAAAGGGTAGTCAAAAATATCAGGATCTAAGAGATCAAGTCTTGGAAATGAATGCTGAACCTGTGTCCTTTTCAGTTTTGCTTTATGTTCATAGTAGGTTAATTCAGCATCAGTTAAGagaggtttcttttttaatccacctttattttcttctgtaggACTATCCCGTACATTGCATCTATGTTTACCTTCTTGATACTGAAATAGCTGTCGAATTTGATGCACAACAACAAGGAAGTCCTCCTGTGTAATTTCACCAGATGCTAAACGTTCACTCGTCTGCATAGGGGTGATAAAaggaaatcaatattttaaatataaaaagtacttACAAAAAACTTATAGACAAAAGGAGAATAATGACTACAGGGGAACACAGTAGTTACCTTTTGAAGTAATTCTCTTTTGCTTGCAAGAGTTAACTCTTTAGGAATCTGAAGATTGGCATCTACGCTTAATCGATGCTGCTGTTTTGGAGCTCGAGGTGACAAGATTCCTTTAGTGCTTGACCAGCTCTCCCTATGCCTTAGATGAGGAGCTTTGCTATGTTCATCACCCTGTTGtaaactgaaaccataaaagcAATTATGTTActtcataaaaaatttttaaatactcagGACCATATTTTAAGATCCTTAATAGGATCTGgctaaaatgaatatatgtaaccataaaagttaatttaaagatTAAGAGCACAAGATTTGAAGTCAGGAAAACCAGGTATGAATTCTGATTCTTGCATGTCCTGGATGTGCCACCTTAGGCAGATTAGTTAACctttctaaacttcagtttccttatacgtaaaacagcaataataatggTACTTAACCCACAGGGTTTTAAGAATTaaacaggggaaaaaagtacTAATTATAGCACCCAATAAACATTATCCAATTTTTAAATcaacactgtatttttaaatgtacacattATTCTACTCAGTTAAAAATGTTAACAAcctaccttttattttcttcccaacCAGATTTCCATCTTTTGGTAGACTTGGAACTTTGCCaattttctacattttcctttGGTTCAGTGCCTGACTTGGTGGAATGCTGATTTGCAGTTTCTTGTGGTcgttcctcttcagtcttttttattcGCCTTGGATCTCGAACATCCTGTTTAGTACTTCTCTTCgcatttctttcttccctggaAGGTGGTGTAAACTCTTCCATATGTGACTGCTTAACTCCTGACTGGCGAATCTTCCCAGCTTTGGGTGTTGAGGTTGGAGACATACTCCTTTGCCTTCGTTTGGGTGACCGCCTATCTCTTCTCTTGGGAGAATGTATAATCGGTGACCGGGACTTGGGTGATCGTGATCTTGATCGCTTTCTAGTACTCGATCTCCCTGGTTTTGTCCCCTGTTTTTCTGATTCTTCCGTTATGGTATCCTGTTTTTGTACAATgccatttatgattttatttctacttcCCACCAGTCTGTGTTCAGATGATTTCACGTGCtcatctttatcctttttttctgcagttttcctcttctcttttagaTCATCATCTTTGCTATCAGTCTTATCCTGAAGATGTCTTTTTAATCTTGGATCTCTCTTGCTCATATCAGACACCCTTGCACTTTCAGATTCTTGACTTTTCAAGTCTTTTGTGTGggataatttgtttttcaaaggtGATGGTGATTTAGATTTAGATTTGGATTTAGAATCTAATTGGTCAAGTTCTTTCTTGGTTATTTTTTCACctgatttacttttttcttgcttGGATGAATTTAGTTTTTCAGAGGGTACAGTTTTACTTGTCTTAATATCAGACTGGCTCAATGTGTTCATTAGGAATTCCTTCCTGTGACTCTGATCTTTTCCATGAGAAGAATGTTGACTCAACCTATTAAGACGGGGATCCCGGTTAGTTCCTTTCATATCCTGAATTTGTAAGGATGGACCTGGACGACTTTTCTCAGGTTGCACAGGAACCTGATGGGGAGATTTAACTGCCATAGGGGGAATTTGTGAAACATGTAATTTGGATTGTGCAGTTCCAGGACCTAAGTTGGATGTCTCCTGCTGAACACTAAGAGAAACTGCCTGAAATACAAGATAAACGTTCATGTTACAACTGTAAAACATTCAGATTATTTGTCAAGAAACTGAAAACTAAGAAATATAATGCTTCATTCAATAAATCCATTTATTCAATACCGTATTTATAGTGTATACTTCTAGTATTTAAGTGGatattaaaatgaaaggaaaaagttCATATACAATATTTATGTGGCCTGTTATTTCTTACTAATCCTCTACTTTGGGGTTTTATAATTTCtaggaagaatgaaaaaaaaaaaccctccctcTTCCTAATTATTCAGAATTCTGGGCCACACTGATATTAAGAAACTACTAAATAAATCACTGCACTCCAGCTGCACAAGCATCCAAGTGTTTCCGGGTAAATTCTAAATCATAAAATTTAGCTCCTCTCAAAGTGGCACTGATAATGCACTTAAAAATTCTGCCTTCCTGTACTCCCTTACTCTCAAATAAGGTCAAGTGCTAAGTAATTAAGTAAAATAGCTTAATATAACGTTATTCATACACAGAAATACATAATCTTCCTGGCCTCCTTAATTTTGTGATGGCTGTTTTTTTGGTAGCCTTCTAAGGAAACTGCTAAGGATTTCTGCTCATGAAACATAAgctcataaaatattaaagactAGGCAAAAACATCTGCCACAACACAACTACCATCTTGGAACTGACACTACgtccacataatttttttttttttgcggtacgcgggcctctcactgttgtggcctctcctgctgcggagcacaggctccggacgtgcaggctcagcagccatggctcacaggctctgccgctccgcggcatgtgggatcttcctagaccggggcacgaacccgtgtcccctgcatcggcaggtggactctcaaccactgcaccacgagggaagcccccacatgatataatttttaacaaaacTAAGGGGCTATCTTATAAGACAGCACTCtaataaaaagtatttgaaagaaaatagtgCAGTCTATATTAAAAGTGACTTTTACAAAAAGGATATACAAATTTGGTCTAATAAATACACCATAATTTGCAAAATAAGTAAAAGTGGAAAAATTACACTATTAATAAAAGCAACAtgttaataaaattcaaatacaaaataattcCATATCCATCAGAAAACAGgtttaaaaatactcaaaatgCCAAATCTCCTCTACTTACCAGTTGTGCCTTAGCTTGCTCTAGCTCAAGCTCCAGCTTTTTCTGCTGAAGTTCTAACAACTGCTTTTGTTTTGCCAGTAACTGCTGCCTTATTAGTTGCTCTTGGGTAAGATTCTTTTGTATATCCGGAACAATTGGAGGAGTGGAGATGCTAGGGGAACTGACCACTGTGCCAGGTGTTGAAGACTCTTCGGGCTATAagacaaaataatttgtttacaaaaaaaaaatcacagctaaAAAGGAAGCAGCTAAGGGGGGAGCTAAAAATTATCAGCTTCTCTCTTAATAAACCCTATCCATAATCTTAAATGGCCAATCATGTTTAAAAGCACACagaaaattttcaggaatttaaaagcaaaataaatatgtaaaacctAAACAAGGAGAACATTTACTTTAAATGTACTGTGAACCTGAAggtggaaatttttttcttttttaaattaaactgatTCAGCACAGGGTATTCTTATTACTTTTATCTGGCAGGAAATTTCAGAGAAGTCAAAATTTGACAgttaaaaatattagttatatACCATTCATGTTAGAACTTAccgatttatttaaaaatttaggatTCACATGGATGCTAGATGTATTCACATTGGGGGGCAGAGGTTTAATAGGCCAAGCAGGATCTAACGAATTGACTCTGACATCCAGGGCATAAAGTTTCTTCAAAGGGAATATTTCATCCCAGGTGGAACgtaatttaaataaactttttctaGTATTTTCATCCACCTAGAACAACAGAACAATTCTATGGCTTGTTAAGTTACTATAGGATGTTTTATATATTAAGCATAATGCTACATAAATCTCTGTTCTACTTCACATATAGCACACATACTACTAATTCGTAAACATATACAACAGTAATCACTTATTAAAAGTACATTTGTTTGCAGATGTAAAGTTAATAAAGAAATTTCTgtcaaaaaaaattagaaaaatt contains:
- the PCF11 gene encoding pre-mRNA cleavage complex 2 protein Pcf11 isoform X3, with translation MSEQTPAEAGTAGAREDACRDYQSSLEDLTFNSKPHINMLTILAEENLPFAKEIVSLIEAQTAKAPSSEKLPVMYLMDSIVKNVGREYLTAFTKNLVATFICVFEKVDENTRKSLFKLRSTWDEIFPLKKLYALDVRVNSLDPAWPIKPLPPNVNTSSIHVNPKFLNKSPEESSTPGTVVSSPSISTPPIVPDIQKNLTQEQLIRQQLLAKQKQLLELQQKKLELELEQAKAQLAVSLSVQQETSNLGPGTAQSKLHVSQIPPMAVKSPHQVPVQPEKSRPGPSLQIQDMKGTNRDPRLNRLSQHSSHGKDQSHRKEFLMNTLSQSDIKTSKTVPSEKLNSSKQEKSKSGEKITKKELDQLDSKSKSKSKSPSPLKNKLSHTKDLKSQESESARVSDMSKRDPRLKRHLQDKTDSKDDDLKEKRKTAEKKDKDEHVKSSEHRLVGSRNKIINGIVQKQDTITEESEKQGTKPGRSSTRKRSRSRSPKSRSPIIHSPKRRDRRSPKRRQRSMSPTSTPKAGKIRQSGVKQSHMEEFTPPSREERNAKRSTKQDVRDPRRIKKTEEERPQETANQHSTKSGTEPKENVENWQSSKSTKRWKSGWEENKSLQQGDEHSKAPHLRHRESWSSTKGILSPRAPKQQHRLSVDANLQIPKELTLASKRELLQKTSERLASGEITQEDFLVVVHQIRQLFQYQEGVREEQRSPFNDRFPLKRPRYEDSDKPFVDSPASRFAGLDTNQRLTALAEDRPLYDGPSRPSVARDGPTKMIFEGPNKLSPRIDGPPTPGSLRFDGSPGQMGGGGPLRFEGPQGQLGGGCPLRFEGPPGPVGTPLRFEGPIGQAGGGGFRFEGSPGLRFEGSAGGLRFEGPGSQPVGSLRFEGHRGQPVGGLRFEGPHGQPVGGLRFDNPRGQPVGGLRFEGGHGPSGAAIRFDGPHGQPSGGIRFEGPLLQQGVGMRFEGPHGQSVAGMRFEGQHNQLGGNVRFEGPHGQPGVGIRFEGPLVQQGGGMRFEGPSVPGGGLRIEGPLGQGGPRFESCHALRFDGQPGQPSLLPRFDGLHGQPGPRFERTGQPGPQRFDGPPGQQVQPRFDGVPQRFDGPQHQQASRFDIPLGLQGTRFDNHPSQRLESVSFNQSGPYNDPPGNAFNAPSQGLQFQRHEQIFDSPQGPNFNGPHGPGNQSFSNPLNRASGHYFDEKNLQSSQFGNFGNLPAPITVGNIQASQQVLTGVAQPVAFGQGQQFLPVHPQNPGAFVQNPSGVLPKGYPDNHLSQVDVNELFSKLLKTGILKLSQPDSATTQVNEVAAQPPAEEEEDQNEDQDVPDLTNFTIEELKQRYDSVINRLYTGIQCYSCGMRFTTSQTDVYADHLDWHYRQNRTEKDVSRKVTHRRWYYSLTDWIEFEEIADLEERAKSQFFEKVHEEVVLKTQEAAKEKEFQSVPAGPAGAVESCEICQEQFEQYWDEEEEEWHLKNAIRVDGKIYHPSCYEDYQNTSSFDCTPSPSKTPVENPLNIMLNIVKNELQEPCESPKVKEERIDTPPACTEENIATATEIKTENDTVESV